One segment of Thermoanaerobaculia bacterium DNA contains the following:
- a CDS encoding glycosyl hydrolase, whose product MKRVFVCAIVLASSAALPAGAAKARPADKSASPAAGPTSADTWSGLELRSIGPGIASGRIMDIAVDPATDGRRYFVGVASGGVWRTVNDGTTWTPVFDHEGSYSIGCVTIDPNNPSVVWVGTGESNSQRAVYYGDGVYRSEDGGASWKNMGLKTSEHVGRIVVDPRDSKVVYVASQGPLWAAGGERGLYKTTDGGKTWKAVLTVSENTGVTDVVMDPRNPDVLYAASYQRRRHVWTMIDGGPESAIWKSTDAGASWTKLTSGLPKEDMGRIGLAIAPSDPDVVYATIEAANKAGGIFRSTDRGATWEKRTSYFAGAAMAYARIFVDPKNRERVYSMDVWIQVSEDGAKTFHALGEKTKHPDSHAMWIDPANTDHLLVGCDGGVYETFDRAESWQFKANLPVTQFYRVGLDNGDPYFVYGGTQDNFSLGGPSRTDGLQGITNSDWFVTSVGDGFYSVVDPEDPNTIYSEAQYGALNRMDRRTGEQLYIQPQPGKNEPPLRWNWDSPILVSPHKHTR is encoded by the coding sequence GTGAAAAGAGTCTTCGTTTGCGCCATCGTGCTCGCGTCGTCGGCCGCGCTTCCCGCGGGCGCCGCGAAAGCCAGGCCGGCCGACAAGAGCGCCTCTCCCGCCGCGGGCCCGACGTCCGCCGACACCTGGAGCGGGCTCGAGCTCCGTTCGATCGGGCCCGGCATCGCCTCGGGGCGGATCATGGACATCGCGGTCGATCCCGCGACCGACGGCCGCCGGTACTTCGTGGGCGTCGCGTCGGGAGGGGTCTGGCGAACGGTCAACGACGGCACGACCTGGACGCCGGTCTTCGACCACGAGGGCTCGTATTCGATCGGCTGCGTGACGATCGATCCCAACAACCCTTCGGTCGTCTGGGTCGGCACGGGGGAGAGCAACAGCCAGCGCGCCGTCTACTACGGCGACGGCGTCTACCGCTCCGAGGACGGCGGCGCCTCCTGGAAGAACATGGGCCTGAAGACCTCGGAGCACGTCGGGCGCATCGTCGTCGATCCGCGCGACTCGAAGGTCGTCTACGTCGCCTCCCAGGGACCGCTCTGGGCGGCCGGGGGCGAACGCGGTCTCTACAAGACCACCGACGGCGGAAAGACGTGGAAGGCCGTCCTGACCGTCTCCGAGAACACCGGGGTCACCGACGTCGTCATGGATCCTCGCAATCCCGACGTCCTGTACGCCGCTTCGTACCAGCGCCGGCGCCACGTCTGGACGATGATCGACGGCGGGCCGGAATCCGCGATCTGGAAGTCGACCGATGCGGGCGCTTCGTGGACGAAGCTCACGAGCGGGCTTCCGAAAGAGGACATGGGACGGATCGGACTCGCGATCGCGCCGTCGGATCCGGACGTGGTCTACGCGACGATCGAGGCCGCGAACAAAGCGGGCGGAATCTTTCGTTCGACCGATCGCGGAGCGACGTGGGAGAAGAGGACCTCCTACTTCGCCGGCGCGGCGATGGCGTACGCGCGGATCTTCGTCGATCCGAAGAACCGCGAGCGCGTCTACTCGATGGACGTCTGGATCCAGGTATCGGAGGACGGCGCGAAGACGTTCCATGCGCTGGGAGAGAAGACCAAGCACCCCGACAGCCACGCGATGTGGATCGACCCCGCGAACACCGACCATCTTCTCGTCGGTTGCGACGGCGGCGTCTACGAGACGTTCGACCGCGCGGAGAGCTGGCAGTTCAAGGCGAACCTGCCGGTCACCCAGTTCTACCGGGTCGGTCTCGACAACGGCGACCCCTACTTCGTCTACGGCGGAACCCAGGACAATTTCAGTCTCGGCGGCCCCTCGCGCACCGACGGGCTGCAGGGGATCACGAATTCCGACTGGTTCGTCACGTCCGTGGGCGACGGGTTCTACTCGGTCGTCGATCCCGAGGACCCGAACACGATCTACTCGGAAGCTCAGTACGGCGCGTTGAACCGCATGGATCGCCGGACCGGAGAACAGCTCTACATCCAGCCCCAGCCCGGGAAGAACGAACCTCCGCTCCGCTGGAACTGGGATTCGCCGATCCTCGTCTCGCCGCACAAGCACACGCGG